Proteins co-encoded in one Halorussus salinus genomic window:
- a CDS encoding phage major capsid protein, whose amino-acid sequence MNGNYAGMTGVRKSNEEALKDIAPGDLSGGVMPRDLFEDWYRRVQDTSMLMDMVRTEILPRPKMELARIGVGERMRRGAGTEEGTSGGSAEVNTDGIEMDAEKGVLSWDLPRETVEDTIGQVDEIVLDKMARQWSVDTQDLGINGDTADASGGDTQAFLSQNDGWLKLLNNRTDTNTYDHTGGAIDTSLFHEARAALPNRFKRSATVNEPVYMMNLSQIEDWEYELTQREDPLGAAVIFSDDDLTPFNYDVYGFAGWPEGTALFTYPENLIYGVWRDTEIEVLDATDKTAENDLFARYFMRTRDDFQVEDEEGAVLINNIAV is encoded by the coding sequence ATGAACGGAAACTACGCAGGCATGACCGGCGTCCGGAAGAGTAACGAAGAAGCGCTGAAGGACATCGCGCCGGGCGACCTCTCGGGCGGCGTGATGCCGCGTGACCTCTTCGAGGACTGGTACCGGCGCGTGCAGGACACGTCCATGCTGATGGACATGGTCCGCACCGAGATCCTCCCGCGGCCGAAGATGGAACTCGCCCGCATCGGCGTCGGCGAACGCATGCGCCGCGGCGCTGGCACCGAGGAGGGGACCAGCGGCGGTAGCGCAGAGGTGAACACGGACGGCATCGAGATGGACGCTGAGAAGGGCGTGCTGTCGTGGGACCTCCCGCGGGAGACCGTCGAGGACACCATCGGGCAGGTCGACGAGATCGTGCTCGACAAGATGGCGCGCCAGTGGAGCGTGGACACGCAGGATCTCGGTATCAACGGCGACACCGCTGACGCGTCGGGCGGCGACACGCAGGCGTTCCTCAGCCAGAACGATGGCTGGCTGAAACTCCTCAACAACCGTACGGACACGAACACCTACGACCACACGGGCGGCGCAATCGACACGTCGCTGTTCCACGAGGCGCGGGCGGCGCTCCCTAACCGGTTCAAGCGGTCGGCGACGGTGAACGAACCCGTCTACATGATGAACCTCAGCCAGATCGAGGACTGGGAATACGAACTCACCCAGCGTGAGGACCCGCTCGGCGCTGCGGTCATCTTCAGCGACGACGACCTGACGCCATTCAACTACGACGTGTACGGGTTCGCTGGCTGGCCCGAGGGCACGGCGCTGTTCACCTACCCCGAGAACCTCATCTACGGCGTCTGGCGCGACACCGAAATCGAGGTGCTGGACGCGACGGACAAGACCGCCGAGAACGACCTGTTCGCCCGCTACTTCATGCGCACTCGCGACGACTTCCAAGTCGAAGACGAGGAGGGTGCGGTCCTCATCAACAACATCGCGGTGTGA
- a CDS encoding XkdF-like putative serine protease domain-containing protein: MTEQRDEQHYEKRVDYVQKDADAQSATGVVMVPWMVDHHGDWERPETIQAFAAQFEAFIDVEEADGGVMHAVWPSDWMTLERNEVFDEAEEIGGQTVEAGTWVQTWAYHDDELWSLVEDDILGGHSIGAVNVDWTYTGSDADDLPDEVSVPDAVDVEEYWELTDGIMQEVSAVDIPAVPDAQILSTSKARAATAEKRLADHLGNRDGFIEEALERGHSEEDAERLWDVLDRGINVEGAGEPGAASKLTSAATAFLNTLTGASGGETTDATTAEVSETADESTAKDAPGGDTSDGDGSTTATDDSDMTNGDDEPPEWAQDLIEQTKDNAERLDEIQNADGDSDLLADAPEWAQEIGKQTQKNAERIDAISKQTGATESQQLGGAEKGGDDEGGLTERQAFFIPESKAREVTGGSR; the protein is encoded by the coding sequence ATGACCGAACAGCGCGACGAACAGCACTACGAGAAGCGCGTCGACTACGTCCAGAAAGACGCAGACGCCCAGTCCGCGACGGGCGTCGTGATGGTGCCGTGGATGGTTGACCATCACGGCGACTGGGAACGCCCCGAGACGATTCAGGCGTTCGCCGCACAGTTCGAGGCGTTCATCGATGTCGAGGAGGCCGACGGCGGCGTGATGCATGCTGTCTGGCCGAGCGACTGGATGACGCTCGAACGGAACGAGGTGTTCGACGAGGCCGAGGAGATCGGTGGCCAGACCGTCGAGGCGGGCACGTGGGTCCAGACGTGGGCCTACCACGACGACGAACTCTGGAGTCTCGTCGAGGACGACATCCTCGGCGGGCACTCTATCGGCGCGGTCAACGTCGACTGGACGTACACCGGCAGCGACGCCGACGACCTCCCCGACGAGGTCTCGGTCCCGGACGCGGTCGATGTCGAGGAGTACTGGGAGTTGACAGACGGCATCATGCAGGAGGTCAGTGCGGTCGACATCCCGGCGGTGCCTGACGCCCAGATTCTCTCGACCTCGAAGGCGCGAGCGGCGACCGCGGAGAAGCGCCTCGCCGACCATCTCGGGAACCGTGACGGGTTCATCGAAGAAGCGTTGGAGCGCGGGCACAGCGAAGAGGACGCCGAACGGCTGTGGGACGTGCTCGACCGTGGAATCAACGTCGAGGGCGCTGGTGAGCCCGGTGCGGCGAGTAAGCTGACGAGCGCGGCGACAGCGTTCCTCAACACGTTGACCGGGGCCTCCGGTGGCGAAACGACGGACGCGACGACGGCCGAGGTCTCGGAGACTGCCGACGAATCAACTGCTAAAGACGCTCCCGGCGGCGACACGTCGGACGGCGATGGCAGCACCACTGCCACTGACGATTCTGACATGACTAACGGAGACGACGAGCCCCCCGAGTGGGCACAAGACCTGATCGAACAGACCAAGGACAACGCCGAGCGGCTGGACGAGATCCAGAACGCAGACGGCGATAGCGACCTGCTGGCGGACGCCCCTGAATGGGCACAAGAGATCGGCAAACAGACGCAGAAGAACGCCGAGCGCATCGACGCGATCAGCAAGCAGACTGGCGCGACCGAATCCCAGCAGCTCGGCGGCGCGGAGAAGGGCGGGGACGACGAGGGCGGCCTCACCGAGCGACAAGCATTCTTCATCCCGGAAAGCAAGGCTCGCGAAGTCACGGGAGGTAGTCGATGA
- a CDS encoding phage tail tube protein, giving the protein MTGAGTATVAFSHEQTLAGDLVDSDSDGNPDAFKTGRNPSVTELELSNALERMREDGAVEPVDSVATRLDGAVSVEAVVSKDVHGEVEKLVFNDAGSGFKSGRASSATFYLGLDFLSGTAERELSGCIPLEYSIDWENDGMVSYSLSMAYVDETTNTSITPTGITGPSDGNDVPFHGFSLSVDGASVSKLQSASLSISNIARFQWGDQRQPVDAVIENPETTLDVDAIFSGPSRMELAYGSAGASATEDSLSNVSGSIDLSAAGSAVSTYQLAKLKPDTYGWNDLVSSDTDTTDSTSFHVNGGVTIV; this is encoded by the coding sequence ATGACCGGCGCAGGCACGGCGACGGTCGCGTTCAGCCACGAACAGACGCTCGCGGGCGACCTCGTCGATAGTGATAGCGATGGCAACCCGGACGCGTTCAAGACCGGCCGGAACCCGAGCGTCACCGAACTGGAACTGTCGAACGCGCTTGAGCGGATGCGTGAAGACGGCGCGGTCGAACCCGTCGACAGCGTTGCGACGCGACTGGATGGTGCGGTCAGCGTCGAGGCGGTCGTCTCGAAGGACGTGCACGGCGAGGTCGAGAAACTCGTGTTCAACGACGCCGGAAGCGGGTTCAAGTCGGGGCGCGCGTCCAGTGCGACGTTTTATCTCGGATTGGACTTCCTGTCTGGGACTGCGGAGCGGGAGTTATCCGGGTGCATCCCGCTGGAGTACAGTATCGACTGGGAGAACGACGGTATGGTCTCGTATAGCCTGTCGATGGCGTACGTCGACGAAACGACGAACACGTCGATAACGCCCACCGGTATCACCGGGCCGAGTGACGGCAACGACGTGCCATTCCACGGGTTCTCACTGTCCGTAGATGGGGCGTCGGTGTCGAAGCTGCAGTCGGCGTCGTTGTCGATTTCGAACATCGCGCGGTTCCAGTGGGGGGACCAACGCCAGCCCGTCGACGCGGTCATCGAGAACCCGGAGACGACGCTCGACGTGGACGCAATCTTCAGTGGGCCGTCGCGGATGGAACTCGCGTACGGCTCCGCGGGCGCGTCGGCGACCGAAGACTCGCTGTCGAACGTCTCCGGAAGCATTGACCTGTCCGCGGCTGGGTCGGCGGTCTCGACGTACCAGCTTGCGAAACTGAAACCAGACACCTACGGGTGGAACGACCTCGTATCGAGCGATACCGACACGACCGACAGCACGTCGTTCCACGTCAACGGCGGCGTCACCATCGTCTAA
- a CDS encoding GNAT family N-acetyltransferase: MVTVEVGTTADADAVADLWVELAEGQREFDSHLLPGENRQQVRESVAQHAVADELLVARADGATADADGESVSTETGDATDSEEATDSELIGFVTVIVESSNYEQDVVRGVVQNIYVVPARRGEGIGSALLDAAEARLAEAGADAVSLEVMAANADARRFYRRHGYAPHRVELEKSVESDTLTKE, encoded by the coding sequence ATGGTCACCGTCGAGGTCGGCACGACGGCGGACGCCGACGCGGTCGCCGACCTGTGGGTCGAACTGGCCGAGGGCCAGCGCGAGTTCGACTCCCACCTCTTACCGGGCGAGAACCGCCAGCAGGTCCGGGAGTCCGTCGCCCAGCACGCGGTCGCCGACGAACTCCTCGTTGCTCGCGCCGACGGAGCGACTGCCGACGCGGACGGGGAATCGGTATCCACCGAGACGGGCGACGCGACCGACTCCGAGGAGGCGACCGACTCCGAACTGATTGGCTTCGTGACCGTCATCGTCGAGTCGAGCAACTACGAGCAGGACGTGGTTCGGGGCGTCGTCCAGAACATCTACGTCGTGCCCGCGCGCCGGGGCGAGGGTATCGGGTCGGCACTCCTCGACGCCGCGGAAGCCAGACTCGCAGAGGCCGGTGCGGACGCCGTCTCGCTCGAAGTCATGGCCGCGAACGCCGACGCCCGCCGGTTCTACCGCCGCCACGGCTACGCTCCGCATCGCGTCGAGTTGGAAAAATCGGTCGAAAGCGATACGCTCACAAAGGAGTAG
- a CDS encoding helix-turn-helix domain-containing protein produces the protein MSRDGRPQKLNDDELLAVAREAVADGETDLLEGGVPADVIADRVPLSPSTVETHLRRLVEEDRLVRVQGADPVSYRPRESYLPTEEGTSTVDS, from the coding sequence GTGAGTCGGGATGGGCGGCCGCAGAAGCTGAACGACGACGAACTGCTCGCGGTCGCCCGGGAGGCGGTCGCGGACGGTGAAACAGACCTCCTTGAGGGCGGCGTGCCTGCGGACGTCATCGCGGACCGGGTGCCGCTTTCTCCGTCGACGGTGGAGACGCATCTGCGGCGGCTCGTCGAGGAGGACCGGCTGGTCCGGGTCCAAGGTGCGGACCCGGTGTCGTATCGGCCGCGAGAGAGCTATCTCCCCACAGAGGAGGGGACTTCTACGGTGGATTCCTAA
- a CDS encoding DUF5817 domain-containing protein, translating into MSWQVVGCSTCSGHWLTDDLRIKETVECPLCYTDHDTSTLSVRFEHDSREVAAEIRSRILAEQAGELDAYDAMDDYGVLGDRAQQRHREREQLLADEADQVFEGWYSLYEDDAERVFEERDRRLEDEARNALSHLHNRFADQAERVFEEQDTRFADDVSLEHDYAGVDHDAPEDLGREGGLSLTRQLPVSPATTTALDKPLSALSSTVVDGLRDPLVAAIRDLANGRSALELQAILHDANITVEDADLHGLAARIARGDRQAAWEFTSVLAETGGRATTEDLQLAPRLLALADRTPTVAVTLTDEFWTLRRSQRQSVCTYLAALARGCDLRVVASGIEQRRLVDDHREDLPVSRDDITPPEESRDQRIEQATDALDPDGRDVHVLRLLADEDAQTLAYPALDSQLTVSRSRRSQLISTLTDLGLVDTFGPQSRKHVELLPAGRQYLQSLDEEIARQQTIEDCVSDVCNASDDSREDPRTHVGPETEGGRSRHRLPALHTVQPLPRWDAQGTAASAVEHGVATVDYPLAEQSDRGSPRWYYDESVDRLVVGAEYSNPMQYWVCVARALASRRTFSWILEEGDRLDDHDEVGAFLTDHKHLLRDSTCLGHLPDSVEDGAGYLEELEQAERHLCELTRDLAGGEFEQVSEAEYRGTVTREAMGLAKTMLDLLELVGVDVVQQVRLPRQNDGRHEMLAEKRRSTLVKSVVTAVKLQARHGRSSVYRQLFEQDEDRRETAISPSVDAFDVAEMAGSLVVVGDLGGVEADLAGELRGRLAGLDDQVHEDAPEIAVRVPVASTEDLDRTQFASAVERMAAGKNLGVTRETVSALRTFVATPLDAARAVAALGSEDERRDLRLSEVRYGLSTLRTGRVLPWESDGVSKLVAALLAATDPLSGRAIAERAGVSRGTWQNHKDWLAAMGLVRETAAGWRLALAAHSDEERYSGESPWFVKPDDGLPFVVALRSLGMQLATALLDSDGERGRAMTDIRAGWATSPETLIEWWPRVGRWLDMLEAVTEGDERAPEAVVFGHQTQASLSASASGGASA; encoded by the coding sequence GTGAGCTGGCAGGTCGTTGGCTGCTCGACCTGCAGCGGCCACTGGCTCACCGACGACCTCCGCATCAAGGAGACCGTCGAGTGCCCACTCTGCTATACCGACCACGACACGAGCACGCTCTCGGTCCGGTTCGAACACGACTCGCGAGAAGTCGCCGCCGAGATCCGGTCACGCATCCTCGCCGAACAGGCTGGCGAACTCGACGCCTACGACGCGATGGACGACTACGGCGTCCTCGGCGACCGCGCCCAACAACGCCATCGCGAGCGCGAGCAACTGCTCGCCGACGAGGCCGACCAAGTCTTCGAGGGCTGGTACTCGCTCTACGAAGACGACGCCGAACGCGTCTTCGAGGAGCGCGACCGCCGCCTCGAAGACGAAGCCCGCAACGCCCTCTCGCACCTACACAACCGATTCGCCGACCAAGCCGAACGAGTCTTCGAGGAGCAAGACACCCGGTTCGCGGATGATGTTTCCCTCGAGCACGACTACGCTGGCGTCGACCACGACGCCCCCGAGGACCTCGGGCGCGAGGGCGGGCTGTCGCTCACCCGCCAACTGCCGGTTAGTCCAGCAACCACCACAGCCCTTGACAAACCGTTATCCGCTTTATCAAGTACTGTCGTGGACGGTCTCCGAGACCCACTCGTCGCCGCCATCCGCGACCTCGCCAACGGCCGCAGCGCCCTCGAACTGCAGGCCATCCTCCACGACGCCAACATCACAGTCGAGGACGCCGACCTCCATGGTCTCGCCGCCCGCATCGCCCGCGGTGACCGACAGGCCGCATGGGAGTTCACCAGCGTCCTCGCCGAAACCGGTGGGCGCGCCACCACCGAGGACCTCCAGCTTGCCCCGCGCCTGCTCGCGCTCGCCGACCGGACGCCGACCGTCGCCGTCACGCTCACCGACGAGTTCTGGACGCTCCGCCGCAGCCAACGCCAGTCGGTCTGCACCTATCTCGCAGCGCTCGCCCGCGGGTGCGACCTCCGCGTCGTCGCGTCCGGCATCGAGCAGCGCCGACTCGTCGACGACCATCGCGAGGACCTGCCCGTTAGCCGCGACGACATCACACCCCCCGAGGAAAGCCGCGACCAGCGCATCGAACAGGCGACCGACGCCCTCGACCCGGACGGCCGCGACGTCCACGTCCTCCGACTCCTCGCCGACGAGGACGCCCAGACGCTCGCCTACCCGGCGCTGGACAGCCAGCTAACGGTCTCACGAAGCCGCCGAAGCCAACTCATCTCGACACTCACCGACCTCGGCCTCGTCGACACGTTCGGCCCGCAGTCACGCAAGCACGTGGAACTGCTCCCGGCTGGCCGCCAGTATCTCCAGTCTCTCGACGAGGAGATCGCCCGACAGCAGACCATCGAGGACTGCGTTAGCGATGTGTGCAATGCGTCCGACGATAGCCGTGAAGACCCGCGCACGCACGTGGGGCCGGAGACCGAGGGAGGCCGCAGCCGCCACCGCCTCCCGGCGCTCCACACCGTCCAGCCACTTCCGCGGTGGGACGCACAGGGGACCGCCGCGTCAGCCGTCGAGCACGGCGTCGCCACCGTGGACTACCCCCTCGCGGAACAGTCTGACCGCGGGAGTCCGCGGTGGTACTACGACGAATCGGTGGACCGCCTCGTCGTGGGTGCTGAGTACTCGAATCCGATGCAGTACTGGGTGTGCGTTGCCAGAGCGTTAGCCAGCCGCCGCACCTTTAGCTGGATTCTCGAGGAGGGCGACCGGCTTGACGACCACGACGAGGTCGGCGCGTTCCTCACCGACCACAAGCATCTGCTCCGAGACTCGACGTGTCTCGGCCATCTGCCCGACAGCGTCGAGGACGGCGCAGGCTACCTTGAGGAACTCGAGCAGGCTGAACGCCACCTCTGTGAGTTGACCCGAGACCTCGCTGGCGGGGAGTTCGAGCAGGTTTCCGAGGCGGAGTATCGCGGCACCGTCACTCGGGAGGCGATGGGCCTCGCAAAGACGATGCTCGACCTCCTCGAGTTGGTCGGCGTCGATGTCGTCCAGCAGGTGCGGCTCCCCCGCCAGAACGATGGTCGCCACGAGATGCTCGCCGAGAAACGACGCAGTACGCTCGTGAAATCGGTCGTTACGGCGGTGAAGCTGCAGGCCCGCCACGGGCGGAGTTCGGTCTACCGCCAACTGTTCGAGCAGGACGAGGACCGCCGGGAGACCGCTATCTCGCCGAGCGTGGATGCCTTCGATGTCGCCGAGATGGCGGGGTCGCTGGTCGTGGTCGGCGACCTTGGCGGCGTCGAGGCCGACCTCGCCGGGGAACTCCGTGGCCGTCTTGCCGGGTTGGACGACCAAGTGCATGAGGATGCACCGGAGATCGCCGTCCGGGTGCCGGTCGCCAGCACGGAGGACCTCGACCGAACCCAGTTCGCCAGCGCTGTCGAACGCATGGCCGCCGGGAAAAATCTCGGGGTGACCCGCGAGACCGTGTCGGCGCTCCGGACGTTCGTCGCGACGCCGCTGGATGCGGCCCGCGCCGTCGCCGCACTCGGTAGTGAGGATGAGCGTCGCGACCTGCGGCTGTCGGAGGTCCGCTACGGGCTTTCGACACTGCGTACAGGACGCGTCTTGCCGTGGGAATCGGACGGTGTCTCGAAGCTCGTGGCGGCGCTACTTGCCGCCACGGACCCGCTCTCCGGCCGGGCAATCGCCGAGCGCGCCGGCGTTTCCCGTGGGACGTGGCAGAATCACAAGGACTGGCTGGCGGCGATGGGGCTCGTCCGGGAGACCGCGGCGGGCTGGCGGCTCGCACTCGCAGCCCACTCCGACGAGGAACGCTACAGCGGGGAGTCGCCGTGGTTCGTGAAACCCGACGACGGCCTGCCGTTCGTCGTGGCGCTCCGGTCGCTCGGGATGCAACTCGCCACCGCCCTCCTCGACAGTGATGGGGAGCGTGGTCGGGCGATGACGGATATTCGTGCAGGGTGGGCGACGAGTCCGGAGACGCTCATCGAGTGGTGGCCGCGAGTCGGTCGCTGGCTCGACATGCTTGAGGCGGTGACCGAGGGTGATGAGAGGGCTCCGGAAGCCGTGGTGTTCGGCCACCAGACTCAGGCGAGTCTTTCTGCTTCGGCGTCGGGAGGTGCGTCGGCGTGA
- a CDS encoding phage terminase large subunit family protein, whose translation MSSTTQTGSSTQSSDATEEVDLSPTQIRAAYNPFEHGCWLDFANKLTQGYMEVEHDDWQPLGDHHGQWLRHLAGDADADGDLALLCHRDGLKTTIVTVFLVACLEYRPGYRAIWAMNTQGQAHSKADRELNRMIDRNPWLIELNKPREEDSKETKVFANGSSLLTSWLFGGIEGERAHLLILDDIIKEHGDGDTETILNWVDGVCTPMVKDDGREVIIGTRKRPDDIYSHFRGYEGYSFREFPAILDTWDREFADDYDYDERRPDPEYYTEVSSPWQDGETVQVLWPEARGPEFLAEKKTKMSDHLFWREYTLTIQGASGNLVDQSDINALASDGGCSIRNQHPPEELSPGTGEATVVAHDPAQSKTGDNAAFVAFHVQRDGRRRLLDARADTGLQPSEIRAELLDLDQRYDPALVVIESNGMQQYVANDAIEFSPSLRSKITSIPTTGQKHSWENGIPRLRTLVENGGIQFYRGHQPTEDFVQAALSLELKDGKLSGHTPDLIAAWYMAEQGLRKLEAAGLLDADTSPDDDSNGVSYL comes from the coding sequence ATGAGTAGCACAACGCAGACCGGCTCCTCGACTCAGTCGTCGGACGCGACCGAGGAGGTCGACCTCTCCCCAACCCAGATTCGGGCGGCGTACAATCCGTTCGAGCACGGGTGCTGGCTGGATTTTGCGAATAAGCTCACGCAGGGCTACATGGAGGTCGAGCACGACGACTGGCAGCCTTTAGGGGACCATCACGGCCAGTGGCTGCGGCATCTCGCGGGTGACGCGGACGCTGACGGCGACCTCGCCTTGCTGTGTCACCGCGACGGACTGAAGACGACTATCGTCACGGTGTTCCTCGTTGCGTGCCTCGAATACCGGCCGGGATACCGGGCGATCTGGGCGATGAACACGCAGGGGCAGGCGCACTCGAAGGCGGACCGCGAACTGAACCGGATGATCGACCGGAACCCGTGGCTGATCGAGTTGAACAAGCCCCGCGAAGAGGACTCCAAAGAGACGAAGGTGTTCGCGAACGGGTCGTCGCTCCTCACAAGCTGGCTGTTCGGCGGCATCGAGGGCGAGCGCGCGCATCTCCTCATCCTCGACGACATCATCAAAGAGCACGGTGACGGCGATACCGAGACGATTCTGAACTGGGTGGACGGTGTCTGCACGCCGATGGTCAAGGACGACGGCCGCGAGGTCATCATCGGCACCCGGAAACGTCCGGACGACATCTACTCACACTTCCGAGGCTACGAGGGGTATAGCTTCCGCGAGTTCCCGGCGATTCTGGATACGTGGGATCGCGAGTTCGCCGACGACTACGATTACGACGAACGCCGCCCCGACCCCGAATACTACACCGAGGTCTCGTCGCCGTGGCAGGACGGCGAGACCGTGCAGGTCTTGTGGCCGGAGGCCCGCGGCCCCGAGTTCCTCGCGGAGAAGAAGACGAAGATGAGCGACCACCTGTTCTGGCGCGAATACACGCTCACGATTCAGGGTGCCAGCGGGAATCTCGTTGACCAGTCCGACATCAACGCGCTCGCCAGCGATGGTGGCTGTTCGATCCGCAACCAGCACCCCCCGGAAGAGCTATCGCCCGGCACAGGAGAGGCGACGGTCGTTGCCCATGACCCGGCGCAGTCGAAGACGGGGGACAACGCGGCGTTCGTCGCCTTCCACGTCCAGCGGGACGGTCGCCGACGCCTCCTTGACGCGCGCGCCGACACCGGCCTCCAGCCCAGCGAAATTCGTGCGGAACTCCTCGACCTCGACCAGCGCTACGACCCCGCGCTTGTCGTCATCGAGTCCAACGGCATGCAGCAGTACGTCGCCAACGACGCCATCGAATTCAGTCCAAGTCTGCGGTCCAAGATCACGTCGATTCCGACCACCGGCCAGAAACACAGCTGGGAGAACGGCATCCCACGGTTGCGGACGCTTGTCGAGAACGGCGGCATCCAGTTCTATCGCGGCCACCAGCCAACCGAAGACTTCGTCCAAGCCGCCCTGTCGCTAGAACTCAAAGACGGCAAGCTGTCGGGACACACCCCTGACCTCATCGCGGCATGGTACATGGCCGAACAAGGCCTCCGGAAGTTAGAGGCAGCAGGCCTCCTCGACGCCGACACCAGCCCTGATGACGATTCGAACGGAGTGAGCTACCTATGA
- a CDS encoding phage portal protein produces the protein MTDRSNDDSEPTVSLSISTPGNKRALEKAEESTQLDERRIATDVGRGIVPPYDPETLAAFQELNETHQACLRKKARYEVGYGFDIAPHPSADDPDTGPGTAHQTVHDFWHGSESRWQIGPEGTAASTPEEVLELSRLDYHGVGWAALEILVEGDGSPVGLAHVPAATVRVRKTTTTVETADGEEQEEIMSGHGYVQIRQGRRRYFGEAGDRYGDDPTFVDRETGEVADSAEALDNKPANELLFVPNPSPISLYYGIPDWVAAMRTMAADEAAQEWNHDIFDNLGIPHYAIKVTGGKLTEESKDQLRELQQNLKGEPYRTAILEVDEFEQQTPLEAEDGSDVEIEFEPLGATDSNDMEFQAFRERNEHEIAKVHEVPPLLINVTSTSNRSNSEAQVREFAEDVIAPEQAKFEARLYRILHQTALGVDEWTIDFELRGADRPAEEARTARTKIQAVRGAVPVDRALEMIGEDPLPDDHPVDGETLVANVGSDADETLGSAVQASRPEDAPPAENKVGERPGVTVELDDPLSPEQTRVDMMQFDSSNLVAGLYDRQTRDLYIRFHGDPVDRIYVYLDVSEETWAGLKDASSHGSYHHEHIKWDFVYEELTDTTGWPQIGAAAPTDD, from the coding sequence ATGACAGACCGTTCAAACGACGATTCAGAACCGACGGTATCGCTGTCCATCTCAACGCCCGGCAACAAGCGAGCGCTGGAGAAAGCCGAAGAATCAACCCAGCTCGACGAGCGCCGCATCGCGACCGACGTTGGCCGCGGCATCGTCCCACCATACGACCCCGAAACGCTCGCGGCGTTCCAGGAACTCAACGAAACCCATCAAGCATGTCTGCGGAAGAAAGCGCGCTACGAGGTCGGCTACGGCTTCGACATCGCCCCTCACCCGAGCGCGGACGACCCCGACACCGGACCGGGGACCGCCCACCAAACAGTACATGATTTCTGGCACGGCTCGGAGTCACGCTGGCAGATCGGTCCTGAGGGCACGGCCGCGTCAACTCCCGAGGAGGTCCTCGAACTCAGCCGTCTCGACTACCACGGCGTTGGCTGGGCCGCGCTCGAAATCCTCGTCGAAGGCGACGGCAGCCCCGTCGGCCTCGCACATGTGCCCGCAGCGACCGTCCGCGTCCGCAAGACCACCACTACCGTCGAAACCGCTGACGGCGAAGAGCAAGAAGAAATCATGAGCGGGCATGGGTACGTCCAGATCCGGCAGGGCCGCCGCCGATACTTCGGCGAGGCAGGCGACCGCTACGGCGACGACCCGACGTTCGTCGACCGGGAGACCGGCGAGGTCGCCGACAGCGCTGAGGCGCTCGACAACAAGCCCGCGAATGAACTCCTCTTCGTTCCGAACCCAAGTCCGATCAGTCTCTACTATGGCATCCCGGACTGGGTCGCGGCGATGCGGACGATGGCCGCCGACGAGGCCGCGCAAGAGTGGAACCACGACATCTTCGACAACCTCGGGATTCCGCACTACGCCATCAAAGTCACCGGCGGCAAACTCACCGAGGAGTCGAAAGACCAACTTCGAGAGCTCCAACAGAACCTGAAAGGCGAACCGTACCGAACGGCCATCCTCGAAGTCGACGAGTTCGAGCAGCAGACCCCCTTGGAGGCTGAGGATGGTAGCGATGTCGAGATCGAGTTCGAGCCCTTAGGAGCGACGGACTCGAACGACATGGAGTTCCAAGCGTTCCGCGAACGTAACGAACACGAGATCGCGAAAGTCCACGAAGTCCCGCCACTCCTCATCAACGTCACCAGCACGAGCAACCGGTCGAACAGTGAGGCACAAGTCCGCGAGTTCGCCGAGGACGTTATCGCACCCGAGCAAGCGAAGTTCGAGGCTCGGCTGTACCGGATTCTCCATCAGACCGCACTCGGCGTCGACGAGTGGACCATCGACTTCGAGCTCCGGGGCGCGGACCGCCCCGCCGAAGAAGCGCGGACTGCACGCACGAAGATTCAGGCGGTCCGCGGCGCAGTGCCGGTCGACCGAGCGCTGGAGATGATCGGCGAGGACCCACTCCCCGACGACCATCCGGTCGACGGCGAGACGCTCGTCGCGAACGTCGGCAGCGACGCCGACGAGACGCTTGGATCAGCGGTGCAGGCCAGCCGTCCGGAAGATGCGCCACCAGCGGAGAACAAGGTTGGCGAACGCCCCGGTGTCACCGTCGAGTTGGACGACCCGCTCTCGCCGGAGCAGACTCGCGTCGACATGATGCAGTTCGACTCCTCGAACCTCGTCGCTGGATTGTACGACCGACAGACGCGCGACCTCTATATCCGGTTTCACGGCGACCCCGTCGACCGAATCTACGTCTACCTCGATGTCTCCGAAGAGACGTGGGCGGGCCTGAAGGACGCCTCCTCACATGGGTCGTATCACCACGAGCACATCAAGTGGGACTTCGTCTACGAGGAGTTAACCGACACAACTGGCTGGCCGCAGATCGGGGCCGCAGCGCCGACTGACGACTGA